In Lathyrus oleraceus cultivar Zhongwan6 chromosome 2, CAAS_Psat_ZW6_1.0, whole genome shotgun sequence, the DNA window ATACGGTGTCCAATCATACACCTTGAAAACCACTTTCTCTTTATTGAACTTCAAGATAAGTTCACCCATTTTTATATCAATCTTTGCATTCCCAGTTGCCAAGAATGGTCGTCTGAGAATAACAGATCGTCCTGAATCTCGTTTTGTATCAAGCACTACAAAGTCTGTATGAAACACTAATTCGTCAACATGTTGTAACATGTCACATAACATATAAATTGGTTGAGTAAAAAATGAGTCAGTTAGAGTGAGAGTCATCGTACTTGGTGTGGTCTCACCCACTTTCAATTCTTTAACCATTTTCAGTGGCATAACATTTATGCTAGATACAAGATCACATAGAGCATGCAGAATATTCACTCCACTGATATTATAAGAAATAGTAAACTTACCTGGGTCTTTTAATTTTGGTGGCAAGGATTGAGTTATTACCACATCATCTTTTTCGGTCATGCTTACATGTTTCTTGACCATTTTTTCTTTCGTCCTCTTTAGTAATGCTTTTATAAATTTAGTAAACTTAGGCATTAGTTCAAAAATTTCATGGAACGAGATACTTACCTGGAGAGTATCTAGCATCTCCTTGAACTTTGCAAACATTCGTGCTTCATCATCTTGAGCCGATTTCGTTTTAATCATCGGCTACAGTGGTTTTATGTAATCCGGTAAAGGAGGATTTGGTTCAGTCAAGATTTACATCTTTATTCTTATCCAAGGAAAGTTTTTGTCAATGAGTTGATCAAAGGTGACTCCTATTTCCTCTTTGTCACCTTGATTTCCACTCTCCTATTTTTCAATCGCACCTTCCTTAACTATCTCATATTCACCCTTTCCAATAATCACCCCTAAACATGTATCCGTAGTCTTGCATGATTCATTCTTAGGATTATCTACAGTGTTACCTATGAATCCTCCACTTGAGCCTGGAAAAAAATCTATTTGTTTGGATAACTGACCAATATGTATCTCCAAATTCTTGATTAACGCATCATGGTTTCTACTCATAATTTAATGGTTCTTATTTACCTGATCAAAGTTACTTTGAGTTACTTTAATGAAATTCTACAAGGTCCCTTCCAACTATGACGACTTCCTTTGAAACGGAGTTTGTTGGCTTTATTGCATACCTTGGTTAGCATTTGAATTTTGATTATTGCTCCAACGGAAATTTGAGCTCTATTTCCAACTCGGATTATATGTGTTGGAATACAGGTTGTTCTTCTAAAAATTAGAAAATTGGACCTCCTCGTTTGTCCCTTTCAACGAGCACCTTCCATTCACATGTTCTCCTCCACATAAATCACACCTAAGTACTTGTATCTGACTTACATTAGCTTTACTTAAGCTGCTTTCAACTAGCTTTTTATTTAACAATTCAATCCGAGCTAAAAGAGCAGTATGGGCATCAATAACATACCTTTAGGCCTTCCCACAGTTTCAATCTTGACCGACCTTTCGCTTATTGAACAATACTCATTCATACACATCTTCTTAATAAGGTCTTTTACTTGTGGTTCGATCATTTGACAGATAGTACCTCCTGCGAAAACATCCAATAACATGCCAGTTTGACTCTTAAGACCTTTGATGAAATTTTTCATATGCTCCATATTATTCATATGGTGATTCAGGCATACGTGTAACAAAagtttgaatctttcccaagAGTCATAAAGTTACTCAGTTTACTGTTGCTCAAAATTCATAATTTCTACTTGGCGCTCGGTAAACTATGTAGTAGTGAAAAATCTTTATAGGAATTTATCCTCCAATTCCTTCCAAGTTCGGATTGTTCCATTTGGAAGGCAAAGTAACCAATCTTTCATACTTCTAATCAGTGAGAACCCAAACAACCTCAATTTAACTTGGTCTTCGATAACATCAGTTGGTTTGCACATTGAAGATGTTTCGTAGAAGCGTGCAAGATGCGCCCATGAGTCTCTAATAACGTTCTCGTCGAACGGATTTTCTCTTAAACCTAAAAGTACAGAATGTTTAATATCAAATTTAGTAGGGTCTACCAGTACAAACCCTCTTGAAACCCGTTCTTCACCGGTTCTTTTACAGCAATCTCCCATAGTTAGGGTTTATGCAGCTGCCATGGTGACTTCCTTTTCAGAGTCAGAAGAACTTGATAGTTGCTCTTCTACTGATGTTTCATCATCTAGAGTTGCTTCTCTGACTGCTTTTCTGCGAGCGCATGTGATTCTTTCAATCTCTGGATCTAATGGTATTAATGTTGATCTTGAACTGCGCATACATAAAAAGAAAATACCTCAGTAGCACTATGataaacaagaaaataaaataaaaataaaaaaaacactAAAATTAAAACGTTGCACAAACTTCGCCTTGTTGAAAAATCAACAGTCCCTGACAACAAGGGaaaaaacttgatgacttctcaGCAAGTGTACTGATAATGTCGCAGTAATAAAAAGATTGAATCCACAGGGACTACCTTCAAGCAAGACAAAATATGTGCAatgtataaaaactagtaaaGGTCTGGGGGTCGAGTTTTagtgcgaaaagtaaataagTGAGTAAACAGAATCACTTAAGTGATCAGGTTGTGTTTTAGAATCCCTTATTCCTCTAttattgatgtttgatgccttgtatgaatgatcttatcactataatcccacgacgaattaacaaaaccgttatagTCGATCCCTCATGAAATAACTCATTAACCACAACTcagagctttctatccctagtcctCCAGCGTAAGTAGGGTTAGGCAATGTATATAACGTTAATTCCctatgccactactcggggtctcaTATTCAACCATCGTAAGTACAACAATTGTCCTAGGTCTAACATATAGACTAATGctcagtattccctatgtgcccaagatcagattaaaagagtatctaACATAGAAAACATTAAGAACAATAAGAAATTGAATGATATTATAGATCATAaggttcatacaaagtcaaatcaacatagaaccaacaatattgaaataggTTCATTATAGCACAACCTAACCTAGACGATcttagctactcataattcaaaTGACAATATCataattgatagatgaaaataacatatgaattcccttgaagtaatggcctccaatggcttcaaatgctctaaaaatcACCCTTTGTGCTCTCAAAATTGTGCTTTGCCTCTCCAAATCGTAACCCTTATGAAAGTGCACAAAATTCCCTTTTATTGGCTTTAGAATAGATCAGAATCCATCAAAAAAGCCCATAAAAAGTGGCCATCATGTTGCATCcttttttgctcctttttcactcaaattttcacgAAGTCCACAATCTTCACACTTAactattttttcctcattctttgtTATTTCTTCTTCATTTTAGCTCATCTTTGACTTATTTTGTTCTAATTCTTAGACTAAATTTATGCAATGACAGTCTGTCATAAACGCCTTACCCTGGCCAATACACGTATGAGTTAGTGTAAACATTTGTCATACACGTATAGGATGAgatcatacgcgtatgacacaACCCAGATCTGGAAATCCCAAATTTCACTTATTTAGCCTAAAAACAAGAATTTTCAAGGGTTGGACGACTTTTCAGTGCAAAGAACACGTTTTGAAGGCTGAAGAATTCTAGAATTCATAGTGGATCAAGGATTTCATGAACACTAAGTGATTGAAGACCTCTTTTCTTCTATTAATTTGTAATGTATACACTTTCTATTTTGTTTTGCTTTactattatgagtagctaaatcccCCAATGCTAAGGGGTTTCCCTGATTCGGATTTATGAAATAATTTTGGTTTGAACCTTGTAATGACATTGATTTGATAATATTTGATTTACTTGCAATATTTTCTTAATGCTTTCTCTCTTTGACAAATTGAGTTTGATTTACTGTTAATTATGAGTAATTCACAGTAGATACCACCTAGGACTAGGGGTACCATGTGAAAACCAGAATATTCTTGATTAAAATAATGCTTAATTTCATCTGTAATTCACTATGGACATAGGAGTTAagttgaatgattaaaggttCACTCACTAAGAACTTAGGAGTAAACACCCTTAAGAATCGATAATTAGTGTTATTGAATTAGGTTGTTTCCATGCGAGATTACTTTGTTGATGAATCCAATCATACACCTTTCCTAGAatgttcactcatattttattttaaattgctCAACTGCTTTATTTACTTTCAATTGCAATTTATTTTCTAATTTTAAAACAACAATCCCAAACCCCTAAGTATTTTGTTTAACAAATTTAGAACCAGAACTATGTATCGTCAAGCCGTCATTGAGATTGATATTTGGGGAATTTCCCTTATTACTACATTGGAAGATTAATACACTTGCTAATTTATCAATCAAGTTTTTGGCGTTGTTGTTGGGGAATGCCAAAGATTATAGAGTTCATAGTTATATTTTagttaaaattttgttgctctgcaacataatttttttttttaacttttattttatttttattactaGTATTTTGTTCCTACTAATATTTGTATGCTAGGAAATACCTCATCTGATTTTCCATTTCACACAAAACCAGAAAGAACATTACATGCTCAACTTAGACAAGCTCGAAAAGCAAGACTGACAGATCAAAAGGTAGTCATCTCTCACCACTCAGATACAAAATCATACAGAGAAGTAGAAGAACCAAATATGGCTGAAAATCCTGAAGAAAGACTTCTTGGGGACTATGGGAGAGAAAATGCCCCAAGTGGTCATTTGAATATAGTTAACCAACCATTGAATGTTGCAAATTTTCACTTACACACAACCAATATTCGTCAGCTTGAGAAGATACCTTTTACAAGAAAGATTAATGAAGATGAAAATAAGCATCTATAAAGTTTCTTACTATGAGTACTACTTTGAAGATAGATGGGCACATTGAAGAAGCCAAAACATTGAGAATGTTTCCGCTCACTCTAGATAAAGATGCCGAAGAATGGTTTTATTCATTACATGCCAGAAGTATCACTACTTGGGAACAAATGGAAATAACTTTTCTTAATGATTATTTTCCTGCTTCTTTTTATCTTAGGAAAATATATGACATCTTGAATTTTAAGCAGAAAGAGGGTGAATCACTGGGTGATTCATACAATAGATTCAAGATATTATCGGTtgcttgtcctactcacaactTAGATCAGACTGgacaaatgcaaatgtttgttaatggcCTTAGGTTGAAGACTAAACAGCTGATTGATACAGTTAACAATGGCTCAGCCAACTTTACAACAACCACTGGTAACAAGAATATAATAGAAGCCATTGCTGCTAATGAACTTTTAGAGTTGTATGATAGGTGTGTAAGCAAGTCCAAAGGAGTGATAGATCTGAAACTGGCTACTTAGAGTATAAAAATGGAAGACCAAGTAGCTACTAAAGTTGAAAGAAGACTAAAGGCAATAAATATAGGTACTCGACATGTAGCTAAAGTTCAACCGATCCAGACCGTTAATTGTGAGATATGCGGTGGTCCTTATTTTGTTATGTATTCCGTTGCAACTACACAACAAACTGAAGAAGTGAATTATCTAAAGCATAACAATCCCTACTCTAACAgttacaatccaggttggaagaatcatccaaacttctcctggaaaaATCAACAAGGAAATGTTCAAAAATAGGGTCTTAATCAGTATCAGAACCAACGACAATATCAACCTCAGCAAAATTACCagaatcaataccaacaacaatatcagcaacaagCTCCTAAGAAGGCAAATTGGGAATCAACGATTGAAAAGATGGCCGCTCAAAACTCCCAATTCCAAGAAGAGAAAAGAAATAATCAAAGGAACACTACAACTTCTATTAAGAATCTGGAAGTTCAGATGGGTTAGATAACACAACAAATAGTAGATTCTAAAGTACAAAGTTCCTTTCCTAGTGCAACAATGACAAATCTGAAAAAGCATAATAATATGAGTGATGTGATAACTAGAAGTGGTAAGTCAACTGAGAGCCTTGAAGACAGATTAGGGGAAAAAGACCATTTTCTGAAGGTAGATATGGACATAAAGGATAATCAGAAAATTATTAAAGAAGAAGTTACACCAAAATGGTTGAGAAGGAAAATCAGAAAGAGCCAAAACTAACCATCCGACTCTCATATCCTCTGGGAAACAAGAAGGATCAACATGAATTTTTTTGAGAAGTTCTTATAGATGTTTTTAGAAGCTTGAAATTAATAACCATTTTTTCTGAGGAACTTGAGATAATtccaatatatgccaagttcatgaaatATATCATCTCCAAGAAATGCACCATTGGCACTGAACCTACACTTTTGACTGAAATATACAGTTCTATcttgcagggtatgaagattctGGTGAAAAAGAAAGATAGAGGTTCTGTCACCATTCCATGTACAATTGGGGATATAAAATTCAAGATGACGCATATTGATTTGGGAGCTAGTATGAGTCTTATGCCTTTGTCCATCTATAGAAAGTTAGGAATTGGTACGGTTCAGGATACCAGAATGGCACTTCAATTTGTTGATCACTAAGTGTAGTGACCCTATGGTATAGTGGAATATTTTCTAGTAAAAATAGACAAGTTTGTGTTTCTTGTTGACTTTGTTATTCTTGAAATGCCTAAAGATGAAGTGATTCCActaattttggggagacctatTTTAGAAATAGGAAGATGCATGATATACATTTAGGAGGGACTCAAGACCCTCAAGGTTTATGATGAAGAGCTAATTTTTTTTGTTAGGAATACTATGAAGTACAAAGATGATGTGGGGACTAGTAATATAGTTGAAGTGTTAGACACATTGATTGCTCAGTCTATACAAAACCAAATCCCTAAATTGCCTTTAAAAAGAGTCCTTAGCTTATCTTCTTAGGAAATAGAAAAAATGAGGATGAAAAAGATAAAGAAGTGCTAGTTATGATGGAAGCACTACCTCAATGGCTAAAATCCAAACCACACCGGTGGTAGAATTTAAGGGCACCACCAGAAGCAGAAAGCACCAAGGAATCAGAAAAAGGTACAGAGTTGAAGCAGCTACCTGGGAATCTGAAATACATCTTCTTGGACCCTTGCCCAGAAATTATAAGTTTCGGGCTacaagaaaaagaagaagaaaaattggTACATGTACTGAAGAAATACAAAAGTGTTCTGGGATGAACCATTGGAGACTTGAAATGAGTTAGCCCCACAGTATGCATGCACAAAATACTGATGGAGGATGATCGCATACCATTAGTTCAACCACAAAGAAGATTGAATCCAGCAATGAAAGAGGTGGTGATAAAGGAAGTGGTAAATTTGTTGGATGCAGGTCTGATTTATCCTATATCTGATAGTTCATGGGTGAGTCTCGTACATGTGGTGCCATAAAAGGAAGGAACAATAGTGATACTGAATGAGAGATATGAATTAATTCCCACTCGTACAGTAACTAGATGAAGAGTGAGTATTGATTACAAAAGACTCAACACTACAACAAGGAAAGATCATTCACCTCTACCTTTTATTGATTAGATGTTGGAGAGGCTCGTCAGTTATAAGTACTACTATTTTTTAGGTGTATACTTGGGGTATAATCAGATTGATGTAGCCCTTGATGATCAAGAGAAGACAACTTTTATGTGACCTTATGGTATTTTTTCCTACCGAAGGATGTCGTTTGGGTTGTGTAACACCCCTGCTACTTTTTTGAGATGCATTACATCCGTATTTGCCGACATGCTTGAAAAGAACATGGAAGTGTCtatggatgatttttctatttttggttcttcttttgataattgtttagcTAACCTATCTCTTGTCTTAGAAAGGTGCCAACAAACAAACCTGGTCTTGAATTGGGAGAAGTTCCattttatggtacaagaaggTATAATGATAGGTCATAAAATTTCTCACAAGGGAATATAAGTTGACAAAGCAAAAGTGGAGGTGATTGCTAATCTCCCACCTCCTATGAATGAGAAAGAGATAAGGAATTTTTTAGGACATGCGGGTTTCTATCGCAGGTTTATAAAAGATTTTTCCAAAATTACTAAACCTTTAACTAATTTGCTTgtaaaagataaaccattcactTTTGAAAAAAAGTGCGTGGTTGCATTTGAGACTTTAAAGAGTAAGTTGGTTTTTGCACCTACTGTGATTGCCCCAAATTGGTCTCTAACTTTTGAGATTATATGTGATGCAAGTG includes these proteins:
- the LOC127123850 gene encoding uncharacterized protein LOC127123850 codes for the protein MIKTKSAQDDEARMFAKFKEMLDTLQVSISFHEIFELMPKFTKFIKALLKRTKEKMVKKHVSMTEKDDVVITQSLPPKLKDPGKFTISYNISGVNILHALCDLVSSINVMPLKMVKELKVGETTPSTMTLTLTDSFFTQPIYMLCDMLQHVDELVFHTDFVVLDTKRDSGRSVILRRPFLATGNAKIDIKMGELILKFNKEKVVFKVYDWTPYMENLDTFYHLEEKGRKLNKGIRRSEVTGVRVSLAPDVP